The proteins below come from a single Arthrobacter sp. B1I2 genomic window:
- the fdh gene encoding formate dehydrogenase, with protein sequence MAPRSFLQWPVIRQLSTGDLLGRGPAVTSAKTKAIAPRTATADRVVQSVCPYCAVGCGQRVYVKDEKVIQIEGDPDSPISRGRLCPKGSASEQLVNSPGRQTKVLYRAPRSTEWEHLDLATAVEMVADRFIETRRRTWQQEDDQGRLLRRTMGIASLGGATLDNEENYLIKKLFTAAGAVQTENQARIUHSATVPSLGASFGRGGATQSLQDMANADCIIIQGSNMAECHPVGYQWVAEAKARGAKVIHVDPRFTRTSAVSDKHIPIRAGSDVVLLGALINYVLTNDLWFEEYVTAYTNAATLVHEDYRDAEDLGGLFSGFDPEKRAYDTSSWAYAEKGDGAIDEPGPGSEHGADATARAAGHAYGSGGPPLEHAEVQRDDTLQDPRTVFQIVKRHYARYTPEMVQDMCGISVEDFEYLARTITENSGRDRTTCFAYAVGWTQHSLGAQFIRAAAILQLLLGNVGRPGGGIMALRGHASIQGSTDIPTLFNLLPGYLPMPSAGRHDSLEDYLSVIGSKQQKGFWADADAYTISLLKAWWGDAARPENDWAYDYLPRLTGAHGTYETVMGMLEDEVEGYFFLGQNPAVGSAHGRMQRLAMSHLKWLVVRDLNLIESATWWKDGPEIESGELRTEDIETEVFFLPAATHVEKAGSFTQTQRLLQWRHQAVAPPGECQSELQFFFELGQRIREKLAGSDDERDRPLLDLTWDYPTDEHGEPDGEAVLAEINGRHLDGPDAGKPLSAYTELRADGSTSAGCWIYTGVYADGINHAANRKPGHEQGPAAPEWGWAWPANRRILYNRASADPAGKPWSERKKYIWWDQEQGKWVGDDVPDFPVDRAPGSKPDPSVGGPAALSGDDPFIMQADGKGWLFAPKGLMDGPLPTHYEAQESPVANALYPQQQSPARLVFPRADNLSAPSAGTSGADIYPYVFTTYRLTEHHTAGGMSRWLPYLSELQPEMFCEVSPELAAECGLEPYGWATIISPRSAIEAKVLVTDRMKPLAVGGHTVHQIGLPYHWGVGSNAVVSGDAANDLLGVTLDPNVQIQESKVASCDIRPGRRPRGRELLALVAEYQARAGITIETGNRAVTDPAAEGIKPAPDDDGPADGGPH encoded by the coding sequence ATGGCACCGCGAAGTTTTCTTCAATGGCCGGTCATCCGGCAGCTAAGCACGGGTGACCTGCTGGGCCGTGGGCCCGCTGTCACCTCGGCCAAGACCAAGGCCATTGCCCCGCGCACAGCTACTGCTGACCGCGTTGTCCAGAGCGTGTGCCCCTACTGTGCCGTTGGATGTGGACAGCGTGTCTACGTCAAGGACGAGAAGGTTATCCAGATCGAGGGCGATCCGGATTCACCTATTTCCCGCGGCCGGCTTTGCCCCAAGGGCTCTGCCAGCGAACAGTTGGTCAACTCGCCGGGCCGGCAGACCAAAGTGCTCTACCGGGCCCCGCGCTCCACCGAGTGGGAACACCTGGATCTGGCTACAGCGGTCGAGATGGTGGCGGACCGGTTCATCGAAACGCGCCGCAGGACGTGGCAGCAGGAGGATGACCAGGGCCGGCTGCTCCGCCGCACCATGGGCATCGCCTCGCTGGGCGGCGCAACCCTGGACAACGAAGAAAATTACCTGATCAAGAAGCTCTTTACGGCTGCAGGGGCGGTGCAGACCGAGAACCAGGCCCGCATATGACACTCCGCCACGGTTCCCAGTTTGGGAGCCTCGTTTGGACGCGGTGGTGCAACGCAGTCACTGCAGGACATGGCCAACGCCGATTGCATTATCATCCAGGGTTCCAACATGGCCGAGTGCCATCCCGTTGGATACCAGTGGGTGGCGGAGGCTAAAGCCCGCGGAGCGAAGGTCATCCACGTGGACCCCAGGTTCACGCGGACCTCAGCGGTCTCGGACAAGCACATTCCCATCCGCGCCGGTTCTGACGTGGTGCTCCTCGGCGCTCTCATCAACTATGTCCTCACCAATGACCTGTGGTTCGAGGAGTACGTCACGGCGTACACCAATGCCGCCACGCTGGTCCACGAGGATTACCGCGACGCCGAGGACCTGGGCGGCCTGTTCTCCGGCTTTGATCCGGAGAAGCGCGCTTACGACACGTCATCGTGGGCCTATGCGGAAAAAGGGGACGGTGCGATTGATGAGCCCGGGCCCGGTTCGGAACACGGCGCCGATGCCACGGCCCGGGCCGCCGGCCACGCTTATGGAAGCGGCGGGCCACCGTTGGAGCATGCAGAAGTCCAGCGCGACGATACCCTGCAGGATCCGCGGACCGTTTTCCAGATCGTGAAGCGGCATTACGCCCGCTACACGCCGGAGATGGTGCAGGACATGTGCGGCATCAGTGTCGAGGACTTCGAGTATCTGGCGAGGACCATCACGGAAAACTCCGGACGCGACCGGACTACCTGTTTCGCCTACGCCGTCGGTTGGACCCAGCACTCCCTTGGGGCGCAGTTCATCCGCGCAGCCGCTATCCTGCAGCTTCTGCTCGGAAACGTCGGACGCCCGGGCGGCGGAATCATGGCCCTGCGCGGCCACGCAAGCATTCAGGGCTCCACGGACATCCCCACCCTCTTCAACCTTCTGCCCGGGTACCTGCCGATGCCCAGCGCCGGACGCCATGACAGCCTTGAGGACTACCTGTCAGTCATTGGCTCCAAACAGCAAAAGGGTTTTTGGGCTGACGCCGACGCCTACACCATCAGCCTGCTCAAGGCCTGGTGGGGTGACGCGGCACGCCCGGAAAACGACTGGGCTTACGACTACCTTCCGAGGTTGACCGGCGCGCACGGCACCTACGAGACGGTGATGGGCATGCTCGAGGACGAAGTCGAGGGCTACTTCTTTCTCGGACAGAATCCTGCAGTGGGTTCCGCTCACGGACGGATGCAACGTCTGGCAATGTCGCATTTGAAGTGGCTGGTAGTGCGTGATTTGAACCTCATCGAATCGGCCACCTGGTGGAAGGACGGTCCGGAGATTGAATCCGGCGAGTTGCGCACCGAGGACATCGAGACCGAGGTGTTCTTCCTGCCGGCAGCAACCCACGTGGAAAAGGCCGGCTCATTCACGCAGACGCAACGCCTGCTGCAGTGGCGCCACCAGGCGGTCGCACCGCCAGGGGAGTGCCAAAGTGAATTGCAGTTCTTCTTTGAGCTGGGCCAGCGGATCCGGGAGAAGCTGGCCGGTTCAGACGACGAGCGCGACCGTCCGCTGCTCGACCTGACCTGGGACTATCCCACGGATGAACACGGCGAGCCCGATGGCGAGGCGGTGCTTGCCGAGATCAACGGCCGCCACCTGGATGGCCCTGACGCCGGCAAACCGCTCTCGGCCTACACCGAGCTGCGCGCTGACGGCTCCACGTCGGCCGGCTGTTGGATCTACACAGGCGTGTACGCTGACGGCATCAACCATGCCGCGAACCGAAAGCCCGGCCATGAGCAGGGACCGGCGGCTCCGGAATGGGGCTGGGCGTGGCCGGCGAACCGCCGGATCCTCTACAACCGTGCGTCGGCCGACCCGGCCGGTAAACCATGGAGCGAGCGGAAGAAATACATCTGGTGGGACCAGGAGCAGGGTAAATGGGTCGGCGATGACGTGCCGGACTTCCCGGTTGACCGGGCACCGGGCAGCAAGCCCGATCCGTCTGTCGGTGGTCCAGCCGCACTCAGCGGAGATGACCCCTTCATCATGCAGGCCGACGGCAAGGGCTGGTTGTTCGCGCCGAAGGGCCTGATGGACGGACCCCTTCCCACCCACTACGAAGCCCAGGAATCGCCGGTGGCCAACGCGCTTTACCCGCAGCAGCAGAGCCCGGCGCGGCTGGTGTTCCCCCGCGCGGATAACCTCAGCGCGCCAAGCGCCGGTACCAGTGGCGCGGACATTTATCCGTACGTCTTCACCACATACCGCCTCACCGAGCACCATACGGCGGGAGGGATGAGCCGCTGGTTGCCGTACCTGTCGGAGCTGCAACCGGAAATGTTCTGCGAGGTCTCGCCCGAGCTGGCCGCTGAGTGCGGACTTGAACCCTACGGGTGGGCCACGATTATTTCGCCCCGCTCCGCCATCGAAGCGAAGGTGCTTGTCACGGACCGGATGAAGCCACTGGCTGTTGGCGGTCACACCGTGCACCAAATCGGACTGCCCTACCACTGGGGCGTCGGCAGCAATGCCGTGGTCAGCGGTGACGCGGCCAACGACCTGCTTGGTGTGACCCTGGACCCAAACGTCCAGATCCAGGAATCCAAGGTGGCCTCATGCGACATCCGTCCGGGCCGACGGCCACGCGGGCGGGAACTGCTTGCTTTGGTTGCCGAGTACCAGGCACGGGCCGGAATAACCATCGAAACCGGTAACCGTGCCGTCACCGATCCGGCGGCGGAAGGCATCAAACCCGCTCCGGATGACGACGGCCCGGCAGACGGCGGGCCGCACTGA
- a CDS encoding rhodanese-like domain-containing protein codes for MTQREIPDDGAGIRPRSADPGDSPGALTINELLLESRIGLERVHPSDLEREMAAGALVVDTRPVDQRDRDGDLPGAVVIDRNVLEWRLDPSSPHRLPIADDPGRRIVVVCNEGYSSSLAAHTLQRLGLTRATDLIGGFQAWAALHKQSD; via the coding sequence GTGACGCAGCGCGAAATTCCCGACGACGGCGCTGGGATCCGCCCACGAAGCGCGGATCCGGGCGATTCCCCTGGGGCTCTTACGATCAACGAATTACTACTTGAGAGCCGCATCGGGCTCGAGCGTGTTCACCCCTCGGATCTTGAGCGGGAGATGGCTGCGGGCGCCCTCGTTGTTGACACACGGCCGGTCGATCAGCGGGACCGCGACGGTGATCTTCCGGGAGCGGTCGTCATTGACCGAAACGTTCTCGAGTGGCGGCTCGATCCTTCCAGTCCCCACCGGCTGCCGATCGCTGACGACCCCGGTCGGCGGATCGTCGTCGTCTGCAATGAGGGCTACAGCTCCAGCCTCGCTGCACACACCCTGCAACGGCTGGGGCTGACCCGTGCGACCGACCTTATCGGCGGTTTCCAAGCCTGGGCAGCGCTGCACAAGCAGTCCGACTAA
- a CDS encoding 4Fe-4S dicluster domain-containing protein, which yields MGQLSGPTDPTADAHWEHNHPRKGFFTDTSICIGCKACEVACKEWNHNPQDGNLELLGSSYDNTGSLGASTWRHVAFIEQGQERINEARESGRALVNLGMPRIGPPAPAGSAATDLAGADTTPPDTADFRWLMSSDVCKHCTHAGCLDVCPTGALFRTEFGTVVVQDDVCNGCGTCVAGCPFGVIERRSNGTVKVATSREDQHANHPSVPNEGIAQKCTLCYDRLVADETPACAKACPTTSIKFGDHDDMVDTARERVATLHAQGMTEARLYGANENDGVGGTGSVFLLLDEPEVYGLPPDPRVPTADLPQMYRRAGMAVAGMAAAAALAFLGGRA from the coding sequence ATGGGCCAGTTGTCCGGACCGACCGACCCCACCGCCGATGCCCACTGGGAGCACAACCATCCGCGTAAGGGGTTCTTCACCGACACCTCGATCTGTATCGGTTGCAAGGCCTGCGAAGTTGCCTGCAAGGAATGGAACCATAACCCGCAGGACGGAAACCTGGAGTTGCTGGGGTCTTCCTATGACAACACCGGATCGCTGGGCGCCAGCACCTGGCGGCATGTGGCGTTCATTGAGCAAGGCCAGGAACGCATTAACGAGGCACGGGAATCGGGCCGGGCCCTGGTCAATTTGGGCATGCCCCGCATTGGTCCTCCCGCCCCGGCAGGGTCCGCGGCGACGGACCTGGCAGGGGCGGATACGACGCCCCCGGACACGGCGGACTTCCGGTGGCTGATGTCTTCCGACGTCTGTAAGCATTGCACCCACGCCGGCTGTCTCGACGTCTGCCCCACAGGGGCCCTCTTCCGCACCGAATTCGGCACCGTAGTGGTCCAGGACGATGTCTGCAACGGCTGCGGAACCTGCGTGGCCGGGTGCCCCTTCGGCGTTATCGAGCGCCGCAGTAACGGCACGGTCAAGGTCGCGACCAGCAGGGAAGATCAGCACGCAAATCATCCCAGCGTGCCGAACGAGGGCATCGCCCAGAAGTGCACGTTGTGCTACGACCGGCTGGTGGCTGACGAGACGCCGGCCTGCGCCAAGGCATGCCCGACGACGTCCATCAAGTTCGGCGACCACGACGACATGGTGGACACGGCCAGGGAGCGCGTCGCAACCCTGCATGCACAGGGCATGACCGAAGCGAGGCTTTACGGCGCGAATGAGAACGACGGCGTCGGCGGAACCGGATCGGTCTTCCTGCTGCTCGATGAGCCCGAGGTGTACGGGCTCCCGCCGGATCCACGCGTACCCACAGCCGACTTGCCGCAGATGTACCGGCGGGCGGGCATGGCTGTAGCGGGCATGGCTGCGGCCGCAGCGTTGGCTTTCCTGGGAGGACGGGCGTGA
- the selD gene encoding selenide, water dikinase SelD, with the protein MQLASVAVGTYRLTDYAHGGGCACKIPPGELEEAVRGLIGQPGADVLVGLDSGDDAAAVLVRDDLAVLTTADFFTPVVDDAFDWGRIAAANALSDIYAMGGRPVTAINLVGWPRDVLPLELMTEVLRGGLSVASEAACPVLGGHSIDDPEPKYGMAVTGVAHPDRLLRNDAAQPGLPITLTKPIGVGLLNNRHKKTGEVFAEAIETMASLNRDASEAAVAAGVRAATDVTGFGLLGHLYKMVRASEVGAVIDLKAVPLIDGAREALRDGFVSGGTRRNLDWVRPHVGAAPGITEDDLLLLADAQTSGGLLVVGELPGHPVIGHTTAGRGIEIR; encoded by the coding sequence CTGCAACTCGCGTCTGTTGCCGTCGGCACGTACCGGCTCACCGACTACGCCCATGGTGGGGGCTGCGCCTGCAAAATTCCCCCCGGCGAGCTCGAAGAGGCGGTCCGCGGCCTCATCGGCCAACCCGGCGCGGACGTGCTGGTTGGTCTTGACAGTGGCGACGACGCGGCAGCAGTCCTGGTGCGCGACGACCTGGCGGTACTGACCACCGCCGATTTCTTCACTCCCGTTGTCGACGATGCCTTCGACTGGGGGCGGATCGCTGCCGCCAATGCGCTCTCGGACATCTACGCCATGGGCGGCCGCCCGGTCACCGCCATCAACCTCGTCGGATGGCCACGTGATGTCCTGCCGCTGGAGCTGATGACCGAAGTCCTCCGCGGCGGGTTGAGCGTGGCGTCGGAGGCGGCCTGCCCCGTGCTGGGCGGGCACTCCATTGACGATCCGGAGCCCAAGTACGGCATGGCGGTCACCGGCGTCGCCCACCCCGACCGGTTGCTCCGCAACGACGCCGCCCAGCCCGGGTTGCCCATCACGCTCACCAAGCCGATCGGCGTCGGGCTCCTCAACAACCGGCACAAAAAGACCGGTGAGGTGTTCGCCGAGGCAATAGAGACAATGGCGAGCCTCAATCGCGACGCGTCCGAAGCCGCGGTGGCCGCCGGGGTCCGGGCAGCGACGGACGTCACGGGTTTTGGCCTGCTTGGCCATCTTTACAAGATGGTCCGTGCCTCGGAAGTGGGCGCAGTGATCGATCTGAAGGCCGTACCGCTGATTGACGGAGCCCGCGAGGCGCTCCGCGACGGCTTTGTCTCCGGCGGGACACGGCGCAACCTCGACTGGGTGCGTCCGCACGTAGGGGCCGCACCAGGCATCACCGAAGACGATCTGCTGCTGCTGGCCGATGCCCAGACCTCAGGCGGCCTGCTTGTGGTCGGCGAGCTGCCCGGGCACCCCGTCATTGGCCACACCACTGCGGGGCGGGGCATCGAAATCCGCTGA
- the nrfD gene encoding NrfD/PsrC family molybdoenzyme membrane anchor subunit — protein sequence MTLSEFDSFRPTEPARRRRQEGRRGMRRRRDNGDGSREMPMVPEPEFTSYYGRPVVKPAPWGDDVAIYLFLGGVAAGSALLGLGGQLTGRPTLRRNARLGALTAVSAGAVALVKDLGRPERFLHMLRTFKVTSPMSVGSWILSAFSAGAGVAAVAEIDRMSGNRLPLGPLRKVLQAVEGPAGVEAALFAGPLAAYTAVLLGDTATPTWNAAHEELPFVFVSSACLASAGLAMVTTPVRETGPARNLAVLGVVGDVVAMKVMERRMDPIAAEPLHQGKAGAMLKWSERLAVAGGLGTLLGGRNRVVAAASGLALLAASALTRFGVFEAGLASARDPRYTIEPQKNRLAARRAAGVTGDAITTGS from the coding sequence GTGACCCTTTCGGAATTCGACAGCTTCCGGCCAACGGAGCCTGCCCGGCGTCGCCGCCAGGAGGGCAGACGTGGCATGCGCCGCCGCCGGGACAACGGCGACGGCTCCCGCGAAATGCCCATGGTCCCGGAGCCGGAATTCACCTCGTACTACGGCCGCCCCGTAGTGAAGCCCGCGCCCTGGGGTGATGACGTTGCCATCTACCTGTTCCTGGGCGGCGTGGCAGCAGGCTCGGCGCTGCTTGGTCTCGGCGGGCAATTGACCGGACGGCCGACACTCCGCCGGAATGCCCGGCTGGGTGCATTGACCGCGGTGAGCGCCGGCGCCGTCGCTTTGGTGAAGGACCTGGGCCGGCCGGAGCGATTCCTGCATATGTTGCGGACCTTCAAGGTGACCTCGCCAATGAGCGTGGGCTCCTGGATACTCAGCGCCTTCAGCGCAGGTGCGGGCGTCGCGGCGGTGGCGGAAATCGATCGGATGAGCGGAAACCGGCTGCCGCTGGGACCCTTGCGCAAGGTGCTGCAGGCTGTTGAAGGACCGGCAGGCGTTGAGGCTGCGTTATTTGCCGGACCACTGGCGGCATACACTGCGGTGCTCCTTGGCGACACAGCCACACCCACATGGAACGCCGCGCACGAGGAACTGCCTTTTGTATTTGTGAGTTCCGCGTGCCTCGCTTCTGCCGGGCTCGCCATGGTGACCACACCGGTTCGGGAGACCGGTCCTGCACGGAACCTGGCCGTGCTCGGCGTAGTGGGTGACGTGGTGGCCATGAAGGTGATGGAGCGCCGGATGGATCCGATAGCAGCGGAGCCCCTGCACCAGGGCAAAGCAGGCGCCATGCTGAAGTGGAGCGAGCGGCTGGCGGTCGCCGGCGGTCTGGGAACCCTGTTGGGCGGTCGCAACCGCGTGGTGGCGGCTGCTTCGGGACTGGCCTTGCTGGCTGCTTCGGCCTTGACCCGCTTCGGCGTGTTCGAAGCGGGCCTGGCCTCTGCCAGGGATCCGCGGTACACCATCGAACCGCAGAAGAACCGGCTCGCGGCCCGCCGCGCAGCCGGCGTGACCGGCGACGCGATCACTACCGGCAGCTGA